Part of the Sulfurirhabdus autotrophica genome, ATCCCGAAAAAAGCCAGGCTGCTGGATTGACCTTGCTAGGTAATTTTGTAATATGGGACGGAAAAGTCACCCAAGGTAGTTGCCAACCAGAAGATGGCACCTGTTCATTTTAATTTTCATTAGATAATTTACTTCATAAGACTCGTATCATGTTGATTATTCCCGCAATAGATCTTAAAGACGGACACTGTGTACGCCTCAAACAAGGATTAATGGAGGAGGCAACGGTTTTTTCGGAAGACCCGGGTGCTATGGCTCAGCACTGGCTGGATCAGGGCGCAAAGCGGTTGCATCTGGTAGACCTGAATGGCGCTTTCGCGGGAAAACCGATCAACGAAGCTGCAATTCGCAGCATAGTAGATGTGGTCGGCATTGATATTCCGGTTCAGTTAGGGGGAGGGATCCGCGATCTGGATACCATTGCGCGTTACCTGGATAATGGTATTACCTATGTCATTATTGGTACTGCTGCGGTGAAAAATCCCGGATTTTTGCATGATGCCTGCAATGCCTTTCCTGGCCATATTATTGTCGGGCTGGATGCGAAAGATGGAAAAGTAGCGGTAGACGGATGGTCCAAGGTGACCGGGCATGATGTGGTTGATCTGGCAAAGCGCTTTGAGGGGTATGGTGTCGAGGCGATCATTTATACAGATATTGGCCGTGATGGCATGTTAAGTGGCGTCAATATT contains:
- the hisA gene encoding 1-(5-phosphoribosyl)-5-[(5-phosphoribosylamino)methylideneamino]imidazole-4-carboxamide isomerase; translation: MLIIPAIDLKDGHCVRLKQGLMEEATVFSEDPGAMAQHWLDQGAKRLHLVDLNGAFAGKPINEAAIRSIVDVVGIDIPVQLGGGIRDLDTIARYLDNGITYVIIGTAAVKNPGFLHDACNAFPGHIIVGLDAKDGKVAVDGWSKVTGHDVVDLAKRFEGYGVEAIIYTDIGRDGMLSGVNIEATVKLAQALTIPVVASGGITNLDDVHKLCAVESEGIMGAITGRAIYEGTLNFAEAQKLADELSEAK